A part of Bacillota bacterium genomic DNA contains:
- a CDS encoding TIGR00266 family protein, translating into MKYDILYQGAFPVVQAQLAQNEKLKAEANAMVAMSSTIELDGKLEGGLLGGFTRMLSGEKFFFQTLNARRGPGDVLLAPSTPGDIVDIDLDGSYDLIVQKDGFLAGSETLSVSSKMQNLAQGLLSGEGFFILKIEGKGTVFLSSYGAIHSLNLAEGEEMVVDNSHLVAWPDYMDYKIEKASSGWISSFTSGEGLVCRFRGPGIVLIQTRNPKGFGEWIKQFIPGGK; encoded by the coding sequence ATGAAATATGATATTCTTTACCAGGGTGCTTTTCCCGTAGTGCAGGCGCAGCTGGCCCAAAATGAGAAGCTTAAAGCTGAAGCCAATGCTATGGTAGCGATGTCTTCTACCATCGAGCTGGACGGCAAATTAGAAGGTGGCCTTTTGGGGGGCTTTACCAGAATGCTGTCCGGCGAGAAGTTTTTCTTTCAGACATTGAATGCCCGCCGTGGCCCCGGTGATGTGCTTCTAGCCCCGTCAACTCCGGGTGACATTGTCGATATTGACCTGGATGGTTCTTATGACCTAATAGTACAAAAGGATGGTTTCTTAGCCGGCAGTGAAACTCTATCGGTATCCTCAAAAATGCAAAATCTGGCCCAAGGTTTGCTCTCCGGTGAAGGCTTCTTCATTCTCAAGATAGAGGGTAAGGGCACCGTATTTTTAAGTTCCTACGGGGCCATACACTCCCTAAATCTTGCTGAGGGTGAAGAAATGGTTGTGGACAACAGTCATTTGGTTGCCTGGCCCGATTACATGGACTACAAGATTGAAAAGGCTTCCAGCGGCTGGATATCGTCCTTTACCTCCGGTGAAGGTTTGGTCTGTCGGTTCAGAGGCCCAGGTATCGTTTTAATCCAGACAAGAAACCCCAAAGGTTTTGGGGAGTGGATAAAACAATTTATACCCGGGGGAAAATAA
- a CDS encoding TerD family protein, whose amino-acid sequence MAVSLAKGQKVDLTKTNPGLQKVIVGLGWDVNKYDGGQDFDLDAAVFLLDEGGKVKSEKDFVFYNNAEGAGGAVKHTGDNLTGEGEGDDEQVLIELAKVPDEIQKIAFTVTIHEAEARSQNFGQVSNSFIRIANEANSEELIRYDLEEDFSIETALVVGELYRNKGEWKFSAVGSGFEGGLAALATNYGLQVQ is encoded by the coding sequence ATGGCAGTTAGTCTGGCAAAGGGACAAAAAGTAGACTTGACCAAGACCAACCCCGGTTTACAAAAAGTAATTGTGGGACTCGGGTGGGACGTTAATAAATATGATGGTGGACAGGATTTTGATTTGGATGCAGCGGTTTTTTTGCTTGATGAGGGCGGCAAGGTGAAAAGTGAAAAGGACTTTGTTTTTTATAACAATGCCGAGGGAGCAGGCGGTGCTGTAAAGCATACCGGGGATAACCTAACCGGTGAAGGCGAAGGTGACGATGAGCAGGTTTTAATTGAATTGGCAAAAGTACCGGATGAAATCCAGAAAATTGCCTTTACCGTTACTATCCATGAGGCAGAGGCCCGCAGTCAGAATTTTGGACAGGTATCTAATTCATTTATCCGGATAGCAAACGAGGCTAACAGTGAAGAATTGATCCGTTATGACCTGGAGGAAGACTTTTCGATTGAAACAGCATTAGTGGTAGGCGAACTTTACCGAAATAAAGGTGAATGGAAATTTAGCGCTGTTGGCAGTGGGTTCGAAGGTGGCCTTGCTGCTTTGGCAACCAATTACGGCCTTCAAGTTCAGTAA
- a CDS encoding TerD family protein, with translation MSVNLQKGQKIDLTKNNASLSGLMVGLGWDEAKTGGSGGGFLSGLLGGGKGNTIDCDASVLMLDEKGKIANKKNVVYFGNLNSPCGSVVHKGDNLTGAGEGDDEQVFVELKKVPANVHKLVFVVNIYKCQEKKQDFGMIKNAFIRIVDNATQKELAKFNLTEDYAGKTALVVGEVYRHNGEWKFSATGQSTNDVSLSDLVRRYS, from the coding sequence CTGTCCGTAAATCTGCAAAAAGGACAAAAAATAGACTTGACCAAGAATAATGCCAGCCTATCCGGATTAATGGTGGGACTGGGATGGGACGAGGCTAAGACCGGTGGTTCCGGCGGTGGTTTTCTCAGCGGTTTACTTGGCGGCGGTAAAGGTAATACTATTGACTGTGACGCTTCTGTACTCATGCTGGATGAGAAAGGAAAGATAGCCAATAAAAAGAATGTAGTTTATTTCGGTAATCTGAATAGCCCCTGTGGTAGTGTTGTTCACAAAGGGGACAACCTTACCGGTGCGGGAGAAGGGGACGACGAACAGGTCTTTGTCGAACTCAAAAAGGTCCCAGCTAATGTCCATAAGCTTGTATTCGTGGTTAACATTTACAAGTGCCAGGAAAAAAAGCAGGATTTCGGTATGATTAAGAATGCATTTATTCGCATTGTGGATAATGCAACACAGAAAGAGCTGGCCAAATTTAATTTGACTGAAGACTATGCCGGCAAGACCGCTCTGGTGGTAGGTGAAGTTTACCGTCATAATGGTGAATGGAAATTTAGCGCTACCGGACAAAGCACCAACGATGTATCCCTGAGTGATCTGGTAAGGCGCTATAGCTAA
- a CDS encoding TerD family protein, which translates to MGISLQKGQKVDLTKGNPGLTKVMVGLGWDVNVFDGADFDLDAAAFMLGENGKVTADHDFIFYNNLKSQCGSVEHTGDNLTGEGEGDDEQLLVDLSQVPAGVQKVAFTVTIHDAEARKQNFGLVSNAFVRIVDNNTQQEVLRYDLSEDYSTETAIVVGEIYRHSGEWKFAAVGSGFNGGLKALCNNFGINI; encoded by the coding sequence GTGGGCATTAGTCTACAGAAGGGGCAGAAGGTAGATTTAACCAAAGGTAACCCGGGACTCACCAAGGTAATGGTCGGTCTCGGATGGGATGTTAATGTTTTTGACGGCGCGGATTTCGACCTGGATGCAGCTGCTTTTATGTTGGGCGAGAACGGTAAGGTCACAGCTGATCATGACTTTATTTTTTACAATAACTTAAAGAGTCAGTGCGGTAGTGTGGAACATACCGGAGATAACTTGACCGGTGAGGGTGAGGGTGACGATGAACAGCTTCTCGTGGACTTATCTCAAGTGCCGGCCGGCGTGCAAAAAGTAGCATTTACTGTAACTATTCACGATGCTGAGGCCCGTAAGCAGAATTTTGGCCTGGTCTCCAATGCTTTTGTGCGCATCGTGGATAACAATACCCAGCAAGAGGTCCTGCGATATGATTTAAGCGAAGATTATTCAACTGAAACAGCCATTGTGGTGGGAGAGATTTACAGGCACAGCGGCGAGTGGAAGTTTGCCGCCGTGGGTTCCGGCTTCAACGGTGGACTTAAAGCATTGTGCAATAACTTTGGAATCAATATCTAG
- a CDS encoding adenine/guanine phosphoribosyltransferase produces MKMPVSRVCSEHKVHVNILGDLNIAIDVTENRYNIPLDNLFGIAARKNPKRSFLFVSKLLGKHIPVYPQIPRISGALLADMFLCEIEGKKAFNSSLLVSALADQKFIPGALEEIEGAAPLLSKPTLFIGFAETATGLGHAMYEAFAGNAGFVHTTRDSIVELQSCFAFEEEHSHATSHRCYVPNDSFFDKFDRIVLVDDEITTGKTCLNFIKVLKDKYPGKEYIITSILDWRDSFAISKYEELNIKTLALLRGQICCNNVPVKVPGVVTPKNEGEFVKVDNVNLTSENKKLFTLESSQGMQSLVSYSEMTGRFGITSEENRQVKEETLKYAQMLSKKRIYDQSLCMGLGEFIYLPSLIASGMGEGIMYQSTTRSPIHSLSQRGYPVKNVIWCASPEDPAITNYIYNVVPGQYREVFVFSEREMGQQCKNHMAKELSKVGIKHLVFVAITSA; encoded by the coding sequence ATGAAAATGCCAGTTTCACGAGTTTGTTCTGAGCATAAAGTGCATGTAAATATTCTAGGCGATTTAAATATTGCGATCGATGTTACGGAAAACAGGTATAACATACCTCTGGACAACCTGTTTGGTATTGCCGCCAGGAAAAACCCTAAACGCAGCTTTTTATTTGTCAGTAAACTGCTGGGTAAGCATATCCCTGTGTATCCGCAAATCCCTAGAATCAGCGGTGCCCTGCTGGCCGATATGTTTCTCTGCGAAATAGAAGGGAAAAAGGCCTTTAATTCTTCCTTGCTGGTTAGTGCTTTAGCTGACCAGAAATTTATTCCCGGTGCTTTGGAGGAAATAGAAGGAGCCGCCCCGTTACTATCCAAGCCCACCCTCTTTATAGGGTTTGCTGAAACAGCCACGGGGCTGGGGCATGCTATGTACGAGGCTTTTGCGGGAAATGCGGGCTTTGTCCATACCACCAGGGATAGTATAGTTGAGCTTCAATCTTGCTTTGCTTTTGAAGAAGAGCATTCCCATGCCACATCCCATAGGTGTTATGTGCCGAATGACAGTTTTTTTGATAAATTTGATAGAATAGTGCTGGTGGACGATGAAATAACTACCGGAAAAACATGTCTGAATTTCATAAAAGTATTAAAAGATAAATACCCGGGCAAAGAATATATTATAACGTCGATTCTTGATTGGAGAGACAGCTTTGCCATAAGTAAATATGAAGAACTAAATATAAAAACCTTAGCGCTGCTAAGGGGGCAAATATGCTGCAATAATGTTCCTGTAAAAGTCCCTGGAGTGGTGACCCCAAAAAATGAGGGAGAATTTGTCAAAGTAGATAACGTAAATCTTACTTCGGAAAACAAAAAGCTTTTCACACTGGAAAGCAGTCAGGGCATGCAAAGCTTAGTTTCTTATTCCGAAATGACCGGACGATTTGGGATCACCAGTGAAGAAAACCGGCAGGTGAAAGAAGAAACTTTAAAATATGCTCAAATGTTGAGCAAAAAGCGTATTTATGATCAGAGTTTATGTATGGGTCTGGGTGAATTTATTTATCTACCGTCCCTTATCGCTTCCGGCATGGGGGAAGGAATAATGTATCAATCGACCACTCGTAGTCCCATTCATTCGCTGAGTCAACGAGGATATCCGGTTAAAAACGTTATCTGGTGCGCCAGTCCCGAGGACCCGGCGATCACTAATTATATTTACAATGTAGTCCCGGGCCAATATAGGGAGGTGTTTGTATTTAGTGAGAGGGAGATGGGGCAGCAATGTAAAAACCATATGGCCAAAGAGCTTAGTAAGGTAGGTATAAAGCACCTGGTCTTTGTAGCCATAACTTCTGCATGA
- a CDS encoding HpcH/HpaI aldolase/citrate lyase family protein: MIHFKHLPEEVKRDVFYQLPVAFSPADPVSILQYALGAALYVPGVNEGIATAIVSRRYPQLTSVILCLEDAIGDNQVKAAEKTLIQSMVKIKEALEEKKLSEADLPLIFVRVRSAEQLQKLLNKVDKLDLLCGFVLPKFTSQNGMDYLHSIYATNKQHGTHFYAMPILESPEVIYKESRIEELMKIKAIMDAYKNSILNVRIGATDFSSLFSIRRSIDCTIYDISVIGECITDIINIFSRSETNYVISGPVWEYFARTRVLKPTLRESPFIEEKGDRGREQRQHLLDESIDGLIREVLLDKANGLTGKTVIHPSHITYVNSLQAVTREEYGDALMIAGSEGADKGALKSPWGNKMNEIKPHTNWARKILTKARVYGVLNENASFTSLF, encoded by the coding sequence ATGATACATTTTAAGCACTTGCCTGAAGAGGTAAAAAGAGATGTTTTTTATCAACTGCCGGTGGCCTTTTCTCCGGCCGATCCTGTCAGTATACTGCAGTATGCTCTGGGGGCAGCGCTATATGTCCCCGGTGTTAATGAGGGAATAGCGACGGCCATTGTTAGCCGCAGGTACCCTCAGCTGACATCTGTTATTTTGTGCCTGGAAGACGCCATAGGTGATAATCAAGTTAAAGCAGCCGAGAAAACATTGATTCAATCCATGGTTAAAATAAAAGAGGCCCTGGAGGAAAAGAAGCTTTCCGAGGCAGACCTTCCCCTCATTTTTGTAAGGGTAAGGAGTGCAGAACAGCTACAAAAGCTTCTAAATAAAGTAGATAAGCTTGATTTGCTGTGCGGCTTTGTATTGCCTAAATTTACTTCCCAAAACGGTATGGATTATTTGCATTCTATATATGCTACAAATAAGCAGCACGGCACCCATTTTTACGCCATGCCCATATTGGAATCGCCGGAAGTGATCTATAAGGAAAGTCGCATAGAAGAATTGATGAAAATTAAAGCTATTATGGATGCCTATAAAAATTCAATTCTTAATGTTCGCATTGGAGCCACAGACTTCTCCAGCTTATTTTCCATTAGGCGGAGTATAGACTGCACCATATATGATATCTCCGTGATCGGGGAATGCATTACCGATATCATTAACATATTCAGCCGGAGTGAAACCAATTACGTTATTTCCGGTCCCGTTTGGGAGTATTTTGCCAGAACGCGGGTACTGAAGCCCACACTGAGGGAGTCTCCTTTTATTGAGGAAAAAGGGGACCGGGGGCGAGAGCAAAGGCAGCACCTGTTGGATGAGTCCATAGACGGACTGATCAGGGAAGTGCTTCTGGATAAAGCAAACGGCCTTACCGGGAAAACCGTAATTCACCCCTCGCATATTACCTATGTTAACTCCCTGCAGGCGGTGACCAGGGAAGAATACGGGGATGCCCTGATGATTGCGGGCAGTGAAGGCGCTGATAAAGGTGCTTTGAAAAGCCCGTGGGGAAATAAAATGAACGAGATTAAACCACATACGAATTGGGCCCGAAAAATATTGACTAAGGCAAGGGTATACGGGGTGTTAAATGAAAATGCCAGTTTCACGAGTTTGTTCTGA
- a CDS encoding phosphomannomutase/phosphoglucomutase translates to MAVVNPDIFRQYDIRGVADRDLTPETVELLGKAFGTYIQGHGSNEVIVGRDNRISSERLRDDLVRGLMATGCKVIDIGEVVTPIVYYARIHFNVDGAIMITGSHNPPDENGFKISRGDGTIHGEEIQRLRQIMEQGKFSQGRGELEERDAVTTYMSMLQKKIQLGPRNLKVAVDCGNGTASLFAERVLRRWGVECYPLYCEADATFPNHQPDPVKTANLTDLQQLVRDKKADLGVAYDGDADRIGVVDEKGNIIWGDKLMCLFWREILARRPGTPCIIEVKCSQALEDEVKRMGGKPFFYKTGHSLIKAKMKEVDAIFTGEMSGHMFFADEYYGFDDAFYATGRLLRILSQGDRTLSNLLSAVPKYHSTAETRVPCADSEKFRIVDDLVKKFQAEYDVIDVDGARVLFGDGWGLVRSSNTQPVLVARCEGKTPEALERICGIMQEALSQFPEVGEFDWEY, encoded by the coding sequence GTGGCAGTGGTCAATCCGGACATATTTCGTCAATATGATATACGCGGGGTTGCTGACCGGGATTTAACTCCGGAAACGGTGGAATTGCTGGGGAAAGCCTTTGGAACATACATACAGGGACATGGCAGCAATGAGGTCATTGTGGGTCGGGATAATCGTATTAGTTCTGAGCGCTTGCGGGACGATCTGGTGCGGGGGCTGATGGCCACGGGGTGTAAGGTGATAGACATTGGAGAGGTGGTTACACCTATAGTCTATTATGCCCGCATTCATTTTAATGTCGACGGGGCAATAATGATCACCGGCAGCCATAATCCTCCCGATGAAAACGGTTTTAAGATTTCCCGTGGGGACGGGACCATCCATGGAGAAGAAATACAGCGGCTGCGGCAGATTATGGAGCAAGGTAAGTTTTCTCAGGGCAGGGGTGAGCTGGAAGAACGGGATGCAGTGACCACATACATGTCTATGCTGCAGAAAAAGATCCAGCTGGGACCCCGCAACCTGAAGGTTGCCGTTGATTGCGGCAATGGTACTGCCAGTCTTTTTGCGGAGCGCGTTTTGCGGCGGTGGGGAGTGGAGTGTTATCCCCTCTACTGCGAGGCGGATGCCACCTTTCCCAACCACCAGCCCGATCCTGTCAAGACGGCAAACCTTACCGACCTGCAGCAGTTGGTGCGGGACAAGAAGGCCGACCTGGGTGTGGCTTATGACGGCGATGCCGACCGTATAGGCGTGGTGGATGAAAAGGGCAACATTATTTGGGGCGATAAATTGATGTGTCTTTTTTGGCGGGAAATATTGGCCCGCCGCCCGGGAACACCGTGCATTATTGAAGTTAAGTGCTCTCAGGCTCTGGAGGATGAAGTGAAGCGTATGGGGGGCAAACCATTTTTCTATAAAACCGGCCACTCGCTGATCAAGGCCAAGATGAAGGAAGTAGATGCTATTTTTACCGGGGAGATGTCCGGGCATATGTTTTTTGCAGATGAATATTATGGTTTTGATGATGCCTTTTATGCCACTGGTAGGCTGCTGCGCATCCTTTCCCAGGGAGACCGGACGCTTTCTAATCTATTAAGTGCTGTGCCTAAATATCATTCTACAGCTGAAACCAGAGTGCCTTGTGCCGATAGTGAAAAGTTTCGTATAGTGGATGACCTGGTGAAAAAGTTCCAGGCTGAATATGATGTCATTGATGTTGACGGTGCAAGGGTATTGTTCGGTGACGGGTGGGGTCTGGTGAGGTCTTCAAACACCCAGCCGGTGCTGGTGGCTCGCTGTGAGGGTAAAACACCGGAGGCGCTGGAGCGTATCTGCGGCATCATGCAGGAGGCGCTAAGTCAATTTCCTGAGGTGGGAGAGTTTGACTGGGAGTATTAA
- a CDS encoding TRAP transporter large permease subunit — MGLAVFAILFTCLLSGLPIAVSLGIASFVSIFFFTTDPLPDLAGRLFAGLDKFPLMAIPFFVLAGNIFTSGGVARRLINLTNAWVGHIPGGLSIAGIFACALFAAISGSSPATVVAIGGIMIPAMVNHGYSKPYAIGSIATAGSLGILIPPSIPLIVYAVTVDQSVGKLFMAGIVPGILLASSLAFVSFIIARKNDYQKAKKANVKERITATKEAFWSLTLPIIVIGGIYAGVFTPTESAAIACVIGVIVGLFIHKDLKIKDFPKILIDSAKTTSMLFFIITMAMLFAHILTLERIPHAIAEWIVAWNVGTIMFLVIINVLLFVAGQFMEPTAMITILAPILFPVAMQLGIDPIHLGIIMTVNMEVGMVTPPVGLNLYVASGLTGMPLMDVTRAALPWLIAVVVCLILITYIPAISLWLPNLLF; from the coding sequence ATGGGGCTAGCTGTTTTTGCCATATTATTTACCTGTTTATTATCCGGTTTGCCCATTGCTGTTTCTTTGGGTATAGCATCATTTGTTTCAATTTTTTTCTTTACCACGGATCCCTTACCGGACCTAGCCGGGAGACTGTTCGCGGGCCTGGATAAATTCCCGCTGATGGCCATTCCTTTCTTTGTACTGGCCGGTAATATTTTTACTTCCGGCGGTGTGGCCAGGCGCTTGATCAATCTTACCAACGCCTGGGTAGGTCATATTCCCGGCGGGCTGTCCATAGCCGGTATCTTCGCCTGTGCCCTTTTTGCCGCTATTTCCGGTTCTTCCCCGGCAACGGTGGTTGCCATCGGTGGCATCATGATCCCGGCCATGGTAAACCACGGCTATTCCAAGCCTTATGCCATTGGGTCAATTGCCACGGCAGGGTCTTTGGGTATTTTGATTCCCCCGAGTATACCGCTGATTGTCTATGCCGTTACAGTAGACCAGTCGGTGGGTAAGCTTTTTATGGCTGGAATTGTGCCCGGTATTTTACTGGCATCATCCCTTGCTTTTGTAAGTTTTATTATCGCCAGAAAAAATGATTATCAAAAGGCTAAGAAGGCGAATGTTAAAGAGCGAATTACCGCGACTAAGGAAGCATTCTGGAGCCTTACCCTGCCGATTATTGTTATCGGCGGTATTTATGCGGGTGTTTTTACCCCCACCGAGTCTGCGGCCATAGCTTGCGTCATCGGTGTAATAGTCGGACTGTTCATCCATAAGGATTTAAAGATAAAGGATTTTCCCAAGATTCTTATTGATTCCGCCAAAACCACATCTATGTTATTCTTTATCATTACCATGGCCATGCTGTTTGCTCATATTCTGACCCTGGAGCGTATTCCGCATGCCATTGCCGAGTGGATCGTGGCCTGGAATGTAGGAACGATTATGTTTCTGGTTATTATTAACGTACTTTTATTTGTTGCCGGACAGTTTATGGAGCCTACAGCTATGATTACCATTCTGGCACCCATACTGTTCCCCGTGGCCATGCAGCTGGGCATTGATCCCATTCATTTGGGTATCATCATGACCGTAAACATGGAGGTGGGGATGGTTACACCACCGGTAGGGCTGAACCTGTACGTGGCCAGCGGCCTCACGGGGATGCCCCTGATGGACGTCACCCGGGCGGCCTTACCCTGGCTAATTGCGGTAGTGGTTTGCCTGATATTGATAACCTATATACCGGCAATCAGTTTGTGGTTACCTAATTTGTTGTTTTAG
- a CDS encoding TRAP transporter small permease gives MNFLNTILSRLEEILVSIALITATILTFVEVVLRYGLGSSLGFSQELVVYLLIFTGLVGGAIGVRAKTHIGVDILRKNFPFKLQKGASIIALILSALFCLIFTILGYQHVQILIAFGQVTPEMEIPMFIPKSIIPIAFGLMTFRFAEEAVKEIRTPAAEIFAEEEGGL, from the coding sequence ATACTGGTGTCCATCGCTTTAATTACTGCCACCATATTGACTTTTGTCGAGGTGGTTTTACGCTACGGGCTTGGTTCCAGCCTGGGGTTCAGCCAGGAGTTGGTGGTCTATCTTTTGATTTTCACCGGCCTGGTTGGCGGGGCAATAGGGGTTAGGGCTAAAACCCACATCGGAGTGGATATACTCCGCAAAAACTTTCCTTTCAAATTGCAAAAAGGTGCCAGTATTATCGCGCTAATCCTAAGTGCCTTGTTCTGTCTGATATTTACCATACTGGGGTACCAGCACGTGCAGATATTGATTGCCTTCGGACAGGTTACACCGGAGATGGAAATTCCTATGTTTATTCCCAAGTCAATTATTCCCATTGCCTTCGGACTGATGACCTTCAGGTTTGCCGAAGAGGCGGTAAAGGAAATTAGAACACCGGCAGCAGAGATTTTTGCAGAGGAAGAGGGTGGGCTTTAA